In the Phaseolus vulgaris cultivar G19833 chromosome 7, P. vulgaris v2.0, whole genome shotgun sequence genome, one interval contains:
- the LOC137829043 gene encoding protein HAPLESS 2-like — protein sequence MGNVIESFASGLGQAIGKLFSSPIEFLSGKSCSSVCGPTWDFMCYIENFCVSNILKLAMVFMLSYIVLLFFYLVHKLGICGCLCRSSCKMIWACFSSCFHVWEYSCTFLCIKLNNIRRARRIRRRFRMDMKKNFYFKTGEEDYTCERLSYNFPTSAKLSRSILRSRDYKASHLRKSLQPRRHHARVEISRDLRCKSKRNHSLGEPSYTSNAFKHGNHIGTVNDIKVTRTSKFARKGISRRNRVLPRQRR from the exons ATGGGCAACGTCATTGAATCGTTTGCTTCGGGCTTAGGACAGGCTATTGGCAAACTATTTAGTTCTCCCATTGAATTTCTTTCTGGGAAGTCTTGCAG CTCAGTGTGTGGACCAACATGGGATTTCATGTGCTATATCGAAAACTTTTGCGTTTCCAATATCCTGAAATTAGCCATGGTATTTATGCTATCTTACATTG TTCTGTTGTTCTTCTATCTGGTGCATAAATTGGGCATATGTGGATGTCTTTGCCGGTCTTCTTGCAAAATGATATGGGCATGTTTCTCTTCTTGTTTCCATGTTTGGGAGTATTCTTGCACTTTCTTGTGTATTAAGCTAAACAATATCAGGAGAGcaagaagaataagaagaagGTTCAGAATGGACATGAAAAAGAATTTCTACTTTAAAACTGGAGAAGAAGATTACACATGTGAAAGGCTTTCGTACAATTTTCCAACATCTGCAAAATTGAGCAGATCAATTTTGCGTAGTAGAGATTATAAAGCCTCCCACCTAAGGAAGTCTTTGCAACCTAGGAGACATCATGCTAGAGTTGAAATTAGTAGAGATCTTAGATGTAAGAGTAAAAGGAATCATAGTCTCGGAGAACCCAGTTACACAAGCAATGCCTTTAAGCATGGCAATCACATAGGCACAGTCAATGACATAAAGGTAACCCGTACATCTAAGTTTGCAAGAAAAGGTATATCTAGAAGGAATAGAGTTCTGCCAAGGCAGAGAAGGTAG